One window of Aliarcobacter lanthieri genomic DNA carries:
- the metH gene encoding methionine synthase, protein MKNIIEELIKERVLIIDGAMGTQLQLADIKYHEWIFENENLEGCNELLNLTAPHILEKIHDEYALSGADLISTNTFGSMPWVLDEYGIGHLSYELSKLGAELVKKSCEKYSTKDNKKFVLASIGPGTKLPSLGHITYDNMYEGYKIMAKGLVDGGTDVFLLETCQDPLQIKAALHALNDIAPNIPIMVSVTIELSGTMLIGTDAMTIAAILSPFNILSLGFNCGTGPIQVQKHVKSLSEVCKFPISVHANAGLPQNKGGKTFYPMQADEFSKLQKEFLNINGVSFLGGCCGTTPEHIKALTEAVKGIIPLKPCGFLKASLASLFNVVPLKQEPAPLLIGERSNATGSKAFRELLKANDYEGTLSVAQQQVRAGAHVIDVSVGFAGRDETQDMDKVVALYSQKIPLPLMPDSTQVKALETALKQIGGRCIINSVNLEDGEEKFDIVCKLAKKFGAALVCLVIDEVGMAKTKERKLEIAERIYDLCVNRHGFDGSDLVFDMLTFTIGSGDDEYRTAGIETLEAIKEFQISHPEVGTTLGLSNISFGLSANARIYLNSIYLYHCVKAGLTSAIVNVKHIIPLNKISEEDKKACDDLIFNNQTQGDPLFKFIEHFSNAVGQEEQSDEEYQKLSPIEKVQKLLLDGDKERMIPLVMELKDKIAPELIVNEWLIDGMKIIGELFGSGQMQLPFVLQSAETMKATVDTLNPYLPKQEKASETTLIIGTVKGDVHDVGKNLVDIILSNNGFKVVNIGIKADISQFIEKLKEHNAHAIGMSGLLVKSTAVMKENLEELQKLGIKIPVLLGGAALTKNFVDEYCRPFYDGPIFYCRDAFDGVISMQRIEKGDENNTALAADLIERIDTSDRVEKEVIEIPPYEEIDMPKRTFIIPPHWDRIVKIGDGIDKDLIFKWINHRVLFRQRWGYKRGKQTPEAFQKYEKDVVEPLYEDLKLELISKNIFEPIAIYEYFPCISNDNKLYIFDKKYIFNNLEEAKNIPPLSEAIKVMEFPRQRRKPFRCIADFFSSDKLDVVGFTLASAGLKISDYEREFYDKGEFTKYYQIHGLGVELAEALAEVLHKQIRLDWDIVPNEGYKLSDVQMKQYVGCRYSPGYAACPELSQNRDIFDLLNPEQFGIELSETFQMHPEQTTCALVVHNKEANYYNV, encoded by the coding sequence ATGAAAAATATAATAGAAGAGTTAATTAAAGAAAGAGTTTTAATTATTGATGGTGCTATGGGAACACAGCTTCAATTGGCTGATATCAAATATCATGAGTGGATTTTTGAAAATGAAAATTTAGAAGGGTGTAATGAACTTTTAAATTTAACTGCTCCACATATATTAGAAAAAATACATGATGAATATGCTTTATCTGGTGCTGATCTAATAAGTACAAATACATTTGGTTCTATGCCTTGGGTTTTAGATGAATATGGAATAGGGCATTTGAGTTATGAGTTATCCAAATTGGGAGCTGAACTTGTAAAAAAATCTTGTGAAAAATATAGTACAAAAGATAATAAAAAATTTGTCTTGGCTTCTATAGGTCCAGGAACTAAACTTCCATCTTTAGGACATATTACTTATGATAATATGTATGAAGGTTATAAAATAATGGCTAAAGGTTTAGTTGATGGAGGTACAGATGTATTTTTACTTGAAACTTGTCAAGATCCACTTCAAATAAAAGCTGCACTTCATGCTTTAAATGATATTGCACCAAATATTCCAATTATGGTCTCAGTAACCATTGAATTAAGTGGTACTATGCTAATAGGAACAGATGCTATGACAATAGCAGCAATTTTATCTCCTTTTAACATTCTATCTTTAGGTTTTAATTGTGGAACTGGACCAATACAAGTTCAAAAACATGTTAAATCTTTAAGTGAAGTTTGTAAGTTTCCTATTTCTGTTCATGCAAATGCTGGATTACCACAAAATAAAGGTGGAAAAACTTTTTATCCAATGCAAGCAGATGAGTTTTCAAAATTACAAAAAGAGTTTTTAAATATCAATGGGGTTTCTTTTTTAGGTGGTTGTTGTGGAACAACACCAGAGCATATTAAGGCTTTAACAGAAGCTGTAAAAGGTATAATTCCTCTTAAACCTTGTGGATTTTTAAAAGCTTCTTTAGCTTCATTATTCAATGTAGTTCCATTAAAGCAAGAACCAGCACCTCTTTTAATAGGAGAAAGAAGTAATGCTACAGGGAGTAAAGCTTTCAGAGAGTTACTAAAAGCAAATGATTATGAAGGAACTCTTAGTGTTGCACAACAACAAGTTAGAGCAGGAGCACACGTAATAGATGTTTCAGTTGGATTTGCTGGTCGTGATGAAACACAAGATATGGATAAAGTAGTTGCGCTATACTCTCAAAAAATACCTCTTCCTCTTATGCCTGACTCTACACAAGTAAAAGCTTTAGAAACTGCTTTAAAACAAATTGGTGGAAGATGTATTATAAATTCTGTAAATCTTGAAGATGGTGAAGAGAAGTTTGATATTGTTTGTAAATTAGCAAAAAAATTTGGAGCAGCACTTGTTTGTTTAGTTATCGATGAAGTTGGAATGGCAAAAACAAAAGAAAGAAAATTAGAAATTGCTGAGAGAATATATGATTTATGTGTTAATAGACATGGATTTGATGGAAGTGATTTAGTCTTTGATATGCTTACTTTTACTATTGGTTCTGGAGATGATGAATATAGAACAGCTGGAATTGAAACTTTAGAAGCTATAAAAGAGTTTCAAATAAGCCATCCAGAAGTTGGAACTACTTTGGGATTATCAAATATATCTTTTGGACTTAGTGCAAATGCTAGGATTTATTTAAATTCTATATATTTATATCACTGCGTAAAAGCTGGATTAACAAGTGCTATTGTAAATGTAAAGCATATCATTCCTCTAAACAAAATAAGTGAAGAAGATAAAAAAGCTTGTGATGATTTGATTTTCAATAACCAAACACAAGGTGATCCTTTATTTAAATTTATTGAACATTTTTCAAATGCAGTAGGGCAAGAAGAACAAAGTGATGAAGAGTATCAAAAACTTTCTCCAATAGAAAAAGTTCAAAAACTTTTACTTGATGGGGATAAAGAGAGAATGATTCCTCTTGTAATGGAATTAAAAGATAAAATAGCTCCTGAACTTATTGTAAATGAGTGGTTAATTGATGGTATGAAAATAATTGGAGAACTTTTTGGAAGTGGACAAATGCAACTTCCTTTTGTACTCCAAAGTGCAGAAACTATGAAAGCAACTGTAGATACTCTAAATCCATATTTACCAAAACAGGAGAAAGCTAGTGAAACTACACTTATTATTGGAACAGTAAAAGGTGATGTTCATGATGTTGGTAAAAATCTAGTAGATATTATTTTAAGTAATAATGGGTTTAAAGTTGTCAATATTGGAATTAAAGCTGATATATCACAATTTATTGAAAAGTTAAAAGAACATAATGCCCATGCAATTGGAATGAGTGGGTTATTAGTAAAAAGTACAGCTGTTATGAAAGAAAATCTTGAAGAATTACAAAAGCTTGGAATAAAAATCCCTGTTCTTCTTGGTGGGGCAGCTTTAACTAAAAACTTTGTAGATGAGTATTGTAGACCATTTTATGATGGTCCAATCTTTTATTGTAGAGATGCTTTTGATGGAGTTATTTCTATGCAAAGAATTGAAAAGGGTGATGAAAATAATACAGCCCTTGCTGCTGATTTAATAGAAAGAATTGATACAAGTGATAGAGTTGAAAAAGAAGTTATTGAAATTCCCCCATATGAAGAAATAGATATGCCAAAAAGAACTTTTATAATTCCTCCTCATTGGGATAGAATTGTAAAAATTGGAGATGGTATAGATAAAGATTTGATTTTTAAATGGATAAATCATAGAGTTTTATTTAGACAAAGATGGGGATATAAAAGAGGGAAACAAACTCCCGAAGCTTTCCAAAAATATGAAAAAGATGTAGTTGAACCTTTATATGAAGATTTAAAATTAGAGTTGATTTCTAAAAATATTTTTGAGCCAATAGCTATATATGAATATTTCCCTTGCATTTCAAATGATAATAAACTTTATATATTTGATAAAAAATATATTTTTAATAATCTTGAAGAAGCAAAAAATATACCACCTTTAAGTGAAGCCATAAAAGTTATGGAGTTTCCAAGACAAAGAAGAAAACCTTTTAGATGTATAGCTGATTTCTTTAGTTCAGATAAACTTGATGTTGTAGGATTTACACTTGCAAGTGCAGGACTTAAAATAAGTGATTATGAAAGAGAATTCTATGATAAAGGTGAATTTACAAAATATTATCAAATTCATGGTCTTGGAGTTGAATTGGCTGAGGCTTTAGCTGAGGTTTTACATAAACAAATCAGATTAGATTGGGATATTGTTCCAAATGAAGGATATAAATTAAGTGATGTTCAAATGAAACAATATGTTGGTTGTAGATATTCTCCAGGTTATGCTGCTTGTCCAGAATTGAGTCAGAATAGAGATATTTTTGATTTATTAAATCCAGAGCAATTTGGAATAGAGCTTAGTGAAACCTTCCAAATGCACCCAGAACAGACAACTTGTGCATTGGTTGTTCACAATAAAGAAGCTAATTATTATAATGTTTAA